ACACGTTCCCAAAAGCTACAAGTGCGCCGTCTATAGTAAGAGGAGATTGTTATTTGAAAATATAGGCACGACTTTCGCGCAACTGATACAATTTTGTATTAATTGTATGAATCATTCGAGTAAAATGCTTGAGTTAGACGAAAAGTTGAAAAGTAATAAACCGTTCTCGTGGCGCGAGAAAGAAATGCTGCGGAAAATGACCACCGTGGTAAATGCGTAACGGTAGGTATACCGTACTATATGTAGGTACTACCCCTTCCAAACTATCTCCACGATCAGAATTTAAACGCAGAGAAACAGTCAACCGTCAACTTTTGCGTAAAGGGCGACTTTGGTGGACATTTGAACGTTCTGTCAAACAATTTCAGCATTTTTGGTTCGCAAAATGCCACAAGCGGTAAAAACTAGAACGTATGTGCAATTTCATTCAATCTAATGTTACTCGGATTAATCTGAAATATGATTTTTGCTGCAAACTTTCAGACTCGCATCTCTTTAATTTATTTTCATTCCAAATCAGATGTTTAGATATTATTTTCACGCAGAGACAAATCGCTGCacttatttcatattatttacgATGGTTAAATCTAACCAGACTATAAAATGTCCGTGGAAAATTACATTCTCCTACTATCTTGATCTGTTGCAAAATTTGGTTGCAATAAAAAATGTTATCTCTTGCCTTTTTAGTGGAAAGAAAAATGCTGGAACGCAAACACGTGAAATCGATACTGTATTGGAGATAGCACGCTTGCAGGAACAAGTAAAACTACTTACAATTGAGAATGAACACTTGAGAAAATATAATGTTGAAAATATCTCCGATGTTCTGAAACCTGTATCATCCGTAAGCGTTGATAATGCTGAAACACCTAAACGCAGTGAAAGGATGTTGCAAAATCAAAGTATACAGCAAAGAAGTGCCAAGACAGCAATGCGTGGTTGCGCCTGTAAAGGAAAATGTTCTTCGAAACAGTGTGGCTGCGTAAAAAAAGATTCTCAATGTGGAAAATGGTGCAAATGTGATGATGCTATTTGTAAAAATAAGGTATATGATTGTCAACAAATGTTTTGTGTTTTGTTTAAAATTTTATGTtaaattataagatatgatttttTAGGAAAACGAAGGACAGGTTCAAAATAAAGAAAATTTATATCATAATGAATCAATGCCTAATCAACAGGTAGTAAATAAACGTTTCACAGACATTATTAATCGCAAAGGTCTCTTTAGCCCGGATACTCCAACAGAAAGCAAAGCATTTAACGTAGAACCACTTAGTCCTGTTGTTTTTGATAGTTCTAAGAAGTTAACATTCGATGCAGATGATGAAAAAGAAGTAGGTGACGTAAGTAAGCAAGTTGGAAAAGAGtcaatagaaaataataaaattgctcCAAAAAATATAACACAAAGAAGAGACAGAGTAAAGAGAAACAATCTCAAAGCACCTTCTCAGTATGTACGAAAACTCAGGTCTTCCTCCAATGAAGAAATATTGCGGGAAAgtgattcgaaaatagaaaaACAAACTTTAAGAAGATGTAGCTCTAGCGAAATTGAAACAGACGAAAGTAAACAAATTATGAAACGAACAAATAATTACATTCAAAATGTAGCGCAGGGTATGACATCTCTGAGGCTTGGTCAAAAAAAATTTAAAACTAGAGCTAAAAAAACAGTAACTAATGATAATTCTAATTCAAAAGGTGAAAAATTAAAATACAGTTGCTTAAATCATAATTATAAACTGTGgtttaattaaaattgtatATTTACAGAAAAGGCTAGTTCCATCCCAGTGGAAGATAATACAAAAGTAATAGTAGACAATGTAGCAACTGAAGTTTCAGAATCACCCAAAGAACAACAAACAGCGTCTCATAATACAAATGAGTCATTTAATATAGTAGAGGTATTACACTTAATATATTTATCAAATACACGACACACGTCTTAACTATTCTAatttctatttctttaggacCACAATAATGATTTCAACCCTATGAGACCTAAACATGAATTACTTAGAACCCCAGTTCACGATAATGATAAAACACGATCTCATAGTATGTCCTCCGATATATCATTGCTCACGTCCACTGATACCGCAAAAGAAGAAGGATTTGAAATTTCTGCAGGTAAGTTGCAGTATTCTTCAAACTTTGGACAATTAATTTATCGAtagtaaaatagaaatgaaTACATTTCTGTTGTTATTTcattagaacttagtcaagccGAAGTAAATTGGGAAGAATATCAAGCTCAGCTTGTACCGTGCAGTAAATGCAAAAGAAAATTCCATCCATGTAGAATTAAGAAACATGAATCTTGTTGTAAAATGATATGAACTgttatttcaatttttacgCCAACATCTACGATATAAGTAAGTAATACATTATACATAATATTGTTTCATAATCAAATGTTGGGCAGGGGTTTAACTAAAAAATAAATTTGTTACAACTTTGGCCCATTCAATATAATTATACCATCAGAATCTACTatacaatgcttctcaaatatcAACTAATAGTACTAAGAAACTACCTACatgtaatatatgtatatatatgatggtgattgTATGTATACATGTATGCAAAATTGCTATGTACGGATGGAAAACGTATACACGCATATACACAAAGTCGCACGCTCTCAAACTCATACATACCCGTATTTAACACTGGTTATTAGAATTTTCACATATTAGTTTCTAAATTTTACTTATCGATATACTTCTACATACTTAATACTTTTCCATCCTGTTTGTACATTTCTATGTATGTACAATTTGGGGTCAAATTGTATGATGCACGTGTGCCTCATTGATGTAGTAGAATTACAGAAGAAGAAGTGATACAAAGTAACGGGGCTGTCCGCTTTTTTCCGCTACTTACGAAAATATTATAATCCGGTAAATTGTAATTAAATAATATTCTTCCGACAATCTCTTGaaagatatatgtatattaaaatGATAAACTTTTCTACGAAATTAGCACAATAAATCAATTTTATATATTGAACTACAAAATTATTGTACATACATAAGAGAAGGACAATATTACtaaaaaaatgataaaattaattttatttttatattattaaacAATAATAAAATTCAACCTTTAATATGTATGAAGtgttatataaatatatgaatATGTATATATTGATTTAGCACTTAATTTTTGCGTTTTTAAACATCACCttacaataataataacataATTTAAATGTGTTTTAAAACAGTACATCGCTTtgatattttataataaaaatacaCGATAAATTGTATGCAAAGACCTATTTTATAATGAACGTGATATACAGACACCAACGCATTCTAATGTGATTAGAAGTAACATAATACTGTTTAAAATTATGAAATAAAATTTTGCGGAATTAAAATAAACTTAAAAGGCACCTGGTATGTAAGTGACTAGAAATTATATACTTATCTTCCTATATGATAAAGCAATCACTTTGTTTCAATTATGTATAAATGAATTCTGATTCCTATAACGAAACAATTTTCTTCTAATTTACTTTGGTTTGAAAGATACTTTTTGTGTATATGTATAATTTGAAATTACTTTGAACAGATGAGTTCAAAATTAATATCTACACTCTTTAATTACACTGCAAGCTTTCCAATTCCATTATAAAACTGAGTATACaagctttgttttttttttttgtgtataTAAGTAGGAGTACAAAAGTAAAGATAATTGGCAATGTTTTATTAGAACTGGCATGTAATAATGACACACAGATTATTAATTGCATAAGATACGTGGTAACTCTTCTTATGCGATTGCATAATGAAGAAATTCAATTGTTAGAATTCATTCGTACCATTTCCAGCGTTATCTATTTCTTGACCTTTGTGTCAAAAGCATCCTTTCTGAAAGAATGCTCGTTAACATTGTGCTCACATTATATTTGACTAGTAACAATGGTACTTTAATAGCAACCACGTTGAAACAATATTCTGTATTATACTTTAAGCTGCGTTCATATCTCGGTCTCAGATTTTAGTCGTCATACTATTCCTTATTCTTGTTCCTTATAAAATTTGTGCCTTTAGAAAAATGGAAGTGTATCGATGAAGAGAATACAAATGGTAGAGTTCGTTATTCATACAGGGAGaccatttctttttctttttcctttttccatATTGCGATAATCGTATTTATACAAATTCTTGTATGTACGTCAGTGTTCATGGATTCTTTACCCAGTAGGTGTTAGATAGACTCAAACGCTCCGAAAGTACGTTGCATTCGCGATCTTTTACCATTTTTGAAACTCTAAAAATCGTTCGACCAAGAACACGGTTTTTCATATCTtttctcgtttctctttctcttctcttttttacTATTAATTTTACAGATACGTTCATGAGATATTAATTTGTGAACAGACGAGCGTTATTTCACATTTACGACATTGCTTACAA
The sequence above is a segment of the Xylocopa sonorina isolate GNS202 chromosome 7, iyXylSono1_principal, whole genome shotgun sequence genome. Coding sequences within it:
- the LOC143425728 gene encoding uncharacterized protein LOC143425728: MPQAVKTRTGKKNAGTQTREIDTVLEIARLQEQVKLLTIENEHLRKYNVENISDVLKPVSSVSVDNAETPKRSERMLQNQSIQQRSAKTAMRGCACKGKCSSKQCGCVKKDSQCGKWCKCDDAICKNKENEGQVQNKENLYHNESMPNQQVVNKRFTDIINRKGLFSPDTPTESKAFNVEPLSPVVFDSSKKLTFDADDEKEVGDVSKQVGKESIENNKIAPKNITQRRDRVKRNNLKAPSQYVRKLRSSSNEEILRESDSKIEKQTLRRCSSSEIETDESKQIMKRTNNYIQNVAQGMTSLRLGQKKFKTRAKKTVTNDNSNSKGEKLKYKKASSIPVEDNTKVIVDNVATEVSESPKEQQTASHNTNESFNIVEDHNNDFNPMRPKHELLRTPVHDNDKTRSHSMSSDISLLTSTDTAKEEGFEISAELSQAEVNWEEYQAQLVPCSKCKRKFHPCRIKKHESCCKMI